One genomic region from Apodemus sylvaticus chromosome 1, mApoSyl1.1, whole genome shotgun sequence encodes:
- the LOC127692290 gene encoding cylicin-2, giving the protein MSVEKELPFLYSQSGRKVRSKQPKEPRGRSKARIPGTHRKPRRNQRRSPPESHCKKAQVREKEKVWVPWNGLIVIGKRVELLDRNVQRSNPKLESEYWKLEGTGKKFSKEKSGLQQETVVAKLLNRVGRTVRGPAGLEDGNPEAWRELEDRLKGISKSAEMTAQREENVKSTPRDKLRTTGGDLRSRGDQLRQNEELESSGENLMSKREKRVSIGEKAVGRGEKRRSADEKMDSKERRGSVVEKMDSRERRGSTREKALDSEEKRGSIREKVTESRERRGSIREKVSDSGERRGSIKEKVSDSGERRGSVRDKMPDTRERRGSIREKVSDSGEKRGSIREKRGSIREKGSDSGEKRGSIREKVSDSGERRGSTREKATESRERRGSVREKVSDSGERRGSKAKLSREKLRSSGEKLRTGDKSSRSTEDIPESNIEELESDEVKLGEHSRTGSATEETIEKVINITGGESVMENMSQEMIPSESMEGIDDHEGAEKGVGIDSHVLDGVRDIADESVPKEEKDTLGESSKESGG; this is encoded by the coding sequence ATGTCTGTGGAGAAAGAGCTTCCGTTCCTGTATTCACAGTCGGGTCGGAAAGTACGGAGTAAGCAGCCTAAGGAGCCGCGGGGACGCAGTAAGGCCCGGATACCGGGCACCCATAGGAAGCCCCGCCGGAACCAAAGGCGATCGCCGCCGGAGTCACACTGCAAGAAGGCGCAAGTGCGAGAGAAAGAGAAGGTGTGGGTACCCTGGAATGGACTCATCGTGATTGGGAAGAGAGTGGAACTCTTGGACAGAAACGTGCAAAGGTCTAACCCAAAGTTGGAATCTGAGTACTGGAAGCTGGAGGGCACGGGGAAGAagttctcaaaagagaaatcgGGCTTGCAACAGGAAACGGTGGTCGCGAAGCTCCTGAACAGAGTAGGAAGGACGGTGCGGGGTCCAGCAGGTTTGGAGGATGGCAACCCAGAGGCTTGGAGAGAGCTGGAGGACAGACTCAAAGGCATATCTAAGAGTGCAGAGATGACTGCACAGCGGGAAGAAAACGTGAAGTCTACGCCTAGGGACAAGTTGAGGACCACTGGAGGGGACTTGAGGTCCAGAGGGGATCAGCTGAGGCAGAATGAGGAATTGGAGTCGAGTGGAGAGAACTTGATGTCCAAGAGAGAGAAACGGGTGTCCATTGGAGAGAAGGCGGTAGGCAGGGGAGAGAAGCGGAGGTCTGCTGATGAAAAGATGGACAGTAAGGAGAGGCGGGGGTCTGTTGTAGAGAAAATGGACAGTAGAGAGAGGCGGGGCTCCACCAGAGAGAAGGCATTGGACAGTGAAGAGAAGCGGGGATCCATTAGAGAGAAGgtgacagagagcagagagaggcggGGGTCCATCAGAGAGAAAGTGTCAGACAGTGGAGAGAGGCGGGGGTCCATCAAAGAGAAGGTGTCAGACAGTGGAGAGAGGCGGGGGTCCGTCAGAGACAAGATGCCGGACACTAGAGAGAGGCGGGGGTCCATCAGAGAGAAGGTATCAGACAGTGGAGAGAAGCGGGGATCCATCAGAGAGAAGAGGGGGTCCATTAGAGAGAAGGGGTCGGacagtggagagaagagggggtcCATTAGAGAGAAGGTGTCAGATAGCGGAGAGAGGCGGGGGTCCACTAGAGAGAAGGCGACAGAGAGTAGAGAGAGGCGGGGGTCCGTCAGAGAGAAGGTGTCAGACAGTGGAGAGAGACGGGGGTCCAAGGCCAAGCTGAGTAGAGAGAAACTGAGGTCCAGTGGAGAGAAGCTGAGGACGGGTGATAAAAGTTCGAGATCCACTGAAGATATACCGGAGTCAAATATTGAGGAATTGGAGTCTGATGAGGTGAAGCTGGGAGAGCATTCTAGAACAGGAAGTGCCACCGAAGAGACGATTGAAAAAGTGATAAATATCACTGGTGGTGAGAGTGTGATGGAAAATATGAGTCAGGAAATGATTCCTTCTGAAAGTATGGAAGGGATAGATGACCACGAAGGGGCAGAGAAAGGGGTGGGAATCGATAGTCATGTCTTGGATGGAGTGAGAGATATTGCTGATGAATCTGTTCctaaggaagagaaagacactCTTGGAGAAAGCTCCAAGGAATCAGGTGGATGA